taactagctagcaacaggatgagctagctaaagttagcattATACAGATTGAATGCAACTGGCTAGTGGCAACACTTTGTTAGCTACATTACATAACCTACACAACAAACGCCATTCATGGCAATAACATATATTGAAGCTGAAGTGTTCTTTGAGATGCGGCCAGGGATTTCCTTCCTCATGGTCTTCAGAAGACCCggcctctcgctctgtctctgtgtgtgtctgtattgtctCCTGAACCTGCTCAATCTCGTTAGGCTCCATTTATTTTTCAAGTTGATTAGGAAACCTTTTTTTTCAAGGCATGTagctaccttttttttttactgttagaAAATCCTGCTACCGGTCATCATTTCGTTTGCATACACAGCTGTGATTGGGCTGTTTTTGCGCGATGTGTGAAATTGAATTGTATTGATCCATCTGGTCATGTTACTTGTCACTGACAAACAAGTGATCAGTTCTAGCTGCTACAAAAGGCGCAAACTTTATGTGCTTGCCATGATGATGTGTATCcattatggttaggggttagggaaaatatgattttgcaTGGGACTGAATTCTGTGTCGCCACAAGTTTAGCTgtacaaaactgtgtgtgtgtgtgtgtgtatgtgtgtgtactgtatgcgtgcgtgcgtgtgtactgtatgtgtgcgtgcgtgcgtgcgtgtacctGCGCCTGTCATGGGTGGTAccatagagcagtgtttcccaaccctggtcctcgagtacccccaacagtacacatttgtattgtaaccctggacaagcacacctgattcaattgtcagctaatcatcaagccctcaatgagttgaatgatgTGTGTTTGTCAAGGACTAGTTTGTCAACTAAACTGTGtcctgttgggggtactcgaggaccagggtcGGGAAACACTGCCATAGAGTTCCTCTGGTGCAGGTAGAAGTCAGTGGGCAGCTCCCAGAGGTGAGGCTTAGACTTTAATGACTGGTATACCTGCAGAAACTGGTCGATGGCATCCTGCCGGTCTGaaactgagggggagagagatagcgaAAGAAggtgagaaagaagagaaaggagacaATATGGACAGGACTGAGGTGTAACAGGGAGTCAAATTGGTCTATTGTGTTGGTCAGTTGAGCCTCTGCTGTGGTCAGTCGTCTCAATGTCGATCTTAAATCCGACCTTGGTCTGAGGTGCCAATGGAAGATGAGAAATGGAAGATGAGGattaagagagagaaaaggaagatgTATCATCTAATCAAACTACATCTACATGAAAAGCTCCAGGGGCTCCTGAGATGAAAGCATCACTGAAAGGAAAACACAATTAAAACCAGACTAGATCATGATGATGACTACACGGTTTGGGGGTGTGGCAGGTGGGTGCTGTATATATTATCGTTTGGTTGGTGCgggtgcgcatgtgtgtgtgcatttagcGTCTATGTGTCACGTGTTGTATCATGTTGCGGTGGCGCGAGGTGTGATTGGTAAGAtacacctccctctctgctctgtagCCACGTGGTAATGTACCAACGGCCATGGCGGGTAATTAGCCACTAAGCGAGGGAGTTTGGCTGCAATTACAcgctctcactcgctctccctgGTAATTTCTACAGGCAATTTTCAGCTGAAGATTTATTCAATAAATCCGGGGATAGGAGTTAATGTTAAACAATAGAAGTACATACGCAGGCACACGAGGCCACAAACGTCAAtgagaagaaaataaaagtgTTTTTGTCACATTATTAGGGTGTGTCGTCGGTGTGTGTTAATTGTACATGGGAGGCAGGTtagggaactgtgtgtgtgtgtgtgtgtgtgtgagcttaaACGATGCAGTTTCTCTGTGTTCTGTACATCCTCCACAGCTCCCAATGTAATTGATTACGTGTGTACAGTGCAACGTGATGTCAAGGCAATTACTGTCCTTCtccaaataacatttatttaaagtaTAAAACTGAGAAATTGAGTGAAAGCCTAAAATTGCTTAAGATTTAGCAAAACAGTTGtggagctggtgtgtgtgtttgtgtgtgtttgtgtgtgtgtgtgtgtgtagacttagtggtgatgtggtgtgtgtgttgtgtgtgtgtgtggtgtgtgtgtgtgtggtgtgtgttgtgtgtgtgtgttgttgtgctgttgcTCTATCACAGATACTTAGTCAGTGACCCTATGACATCATACAGAGAGCTCCATAGCTCACGTCCAGCCAaaaggagatgagggaggaaggaACAGGAAGGGGTGCGACTGGGACTAAACTGGAGGAAAGAAGGTAAAAAAAGGCAAAACAACTGACACAGGTGAACATGTACAAGGCTGTACATCGATTAAAACAATTTCCAAGAATGACAAGTTTCCAAGCCTCTAAAAGGCAGAATGTCATTGGGGCTTCATGACTGTTCTATTAAAAAAGGGCTAAATGGACTAGAGGTATCATGGCCTTGGGGAGGAatttggaattgaattgaatgaattaaGGAATATTCCCCCGTAAGAGAACATATGACTTGTCcctgaaaaaataaaacattcctaATGTGATTTTAGCGAAAAAAGCAATATATGGCAGAAATAGAAACTGCTGGTTGAGAAAAACATTTTGTAAACATTGTTGTTATCTCACCCTTACACAACAACTAAAGCGAGTCTGTATATCTTTTTCTCATAGCCATACAGTCCTGACCTGCACACTTGTGTAATGTTAAAAAGTGGGGTTATGACTTCATTCTTGAAGCTTTGCAGCGCGTTTATCGAATCACTACCCATCAACAACACTCCAGAAAACCTAGGAGCTAAATGCAGCCCATATCAAAATGCCACGCATTATTCAATTAAATGAAGCTACTAGAGGTTTGTTTGTCATCTCCAGTAATTATGTCATGTTTAAAACATGGCCATGGTGAGTTCATCATTACTCACTCCTCCTCAGTGAACAGAAAACACAGTTCTGAACATCATAACACTGTAGCTAATATGTACTCCAGCCAGACAATGGCGTGGCATGAAGGCGTCGCTggaacgaacgtcgtcgggagacggagaggaggaccaaaatgcagcgtggaaCGTATCCATTATACCTTTTAATAaagatgaatacacgaacaaaaaacaacaaaacgaccaacgaacagttctgacaggtgcaacaaacactaaccagaaaataatcacccacaactcaaagtgggaaaacaggctacttaaatatggttctcaatcagagacaacgatagacagctgcctctgattgagaaccaaacacggccaaacacaaagaaatagacaacatagaaacccagacatagaatgcccacccaaactcacgccctgaccaaccaaaatagagacataaaaaggatctctacggtcagggcgtgacagtcgctctctgaccaaatgtggtgtcctataggatatactacacccctaattatatagtgaagtctggttatgttctaggatctctgaggaatacatacgaacgtgatttgactggttgaaacaacgtttagggttagattttcacagattcctttctttgcaaattgaacgagtggaaatacaaaatcgatcgtgcatgctatatggacctttttaggatgttAAAAagcattttatctaacaaaacgacacttcatgtcatctctgggaccctttggatgataaatcagagcaagatttcagaatgtaagtacacatttcaccttcagaggtgaatttatcaaacctatcgcggtgaaaaaagtgttttgttgttaggagctctcctcaaacaatagtatggcaTTTTCTCCggagtaatagctactgtaaattggacagtgcagttatattaacaagaatctaagctttcagccgatataagacacttatatgtaccgacatgtgttgtttctctaaaatctgcgatcgtgacacaaggcgctgcatgatttacaacacCAATCCTACTTTTTGTCACTCTAAACTGAAAAAACTCAAGGAACAtcattattttctgtgaaataatcaCTCTTGTCTTATATTTGAGTCAAACCCAAATGGTTGTGCTCAATGGTTAGCGGTATAGTGGGTTTCTCTCTCCAGGGGACAGTGTGAGGTGTGGAACgtgccaacacacacataaagataCACACACGCAATACACTACGCTCACTAATGAAGACCTGGCCACCACACTGGGACATTGACCTGATTCCCACTCCCACTCAGCAGACAGGGAAGCTACAACATAGTGAGAATGCACTTACTGAACTCAAGTGCAGCACACTCTCAGGCCCCTGatcccctcttttctctcactcacttctCAACCCCTATTTTTTCTCCCACTCACTCCATCCCAGCCAGGCCCCAGCAGAGCTCTTTGTGGATATCTTATATGACCCCTGGGGATCTATTGCACGACATTTCACTGTgatgtcgtgttgtgtgtgtgtgtgtgtgtgtggtggggtgtgtgtgtgtgtgtgtgtgtgtgtgttgtgtggtgtggtgtgtgtgtgtgtgttgtgtgtgtgtacaaggggCAGAGGAGGCAGATGGTGATGAGATGAGAAGACAACAGCcagacactcaaacacacacagacactaggtGTGTGTTGAGTCAACACACAAGGTCAATTACATCAACTAGGGAGCCACAAAAGTTTTAATATAAAAGACCATGATGCAATAACATCAACGATAATAATCTCATCTAAATAAACAATTCCCCCTATATCCAATATCACCAATCTCTTCCATCAGGCCTCTCTGTTGAGTGGATCAATCCCGAGCTCACTAGGTTTGAGTTAAATCGATCAAGTCCCCCAGTAAAACACTTCAGAGTCGATTCCTCACTAAAGTCCTGAGCAGGAAGTAATGTGTTGGTTGACGAGCTGATAAAACATTTGTGTCTCTGTAAGATGGCAGTGTGACTGAAGGGAGTTATGGGTCCTGTGGTGATGATAGACTGAATGGGGGGAGGTGGTGTGTGGACGcgtatgtgtgagagagtgagagtttgtgtgtgtgatagcatgatgtgagagtgtgagagtggtgtgtgtgtgtgtgtgtgtgtgtgtgtgtgtgtgtgtgtgtgtgtgtgtgtgtgtgtgtgtgtgtgtgtgtgtgtgtgtgtgtgtgtgtgtgtgtgtgtgtgtgtgtgtgtgtgtgtgtgtgtgtgtgtgtgtttgtgtgtgtgcgcgtgcatgcatgtgcatgTGATAAGTATTTTCACGTGGGAGGTGTGAGGGTGATTCAGGAGAAAATTCTCTGGGAGACTCAAGGGAATTACTACAGCTCTATTAAATCCTCCACTAAACAGGAGAGATATGAGACAGAGACAAGGGGAAGCTTTTCTAATCAACTCTGTGTCTACAGTGTTCTACAATACCAGAGGTCTGTGAAGTAAGAAATAGAGCCCTGGTGATTTAAAGGGATAAAAGGAACACTTCTAAGCCAAGAACATAACACTTAGTGCTCTGTATTGAAGATTTCCCCTGTGTTCTTTAACGGCTGTTCTAAGATACTCCAAGGCAACAGCAGTGGAGAGTTCTACCCCTCTGCTCTCTACTTTAACTCTTCTCTAGAATGTTACTGGAAATTAGAATGTGTCCTCAAACAACAGTGCCAGTAAATACAATCAATAAATAAATGgacacatttacagtgcattggaaagtattcagaccgcttgactttttccacattttgttacgttacagccttattctaaaattgattaaataaataaaccccttccatttaagaatgatggaggccactgtgttgttggggagcTTCAATTCTGCATAAattgtttggtaccattccccagatctgtgcctcgacataatcctgtctcggagcttccttcaacctcgtggcttggttttcgctctgacatgcactgtcaactgtgggaccttatatagacaggtgtgtgcctgtccaaatcatgtccaatcaattggatttaccacaggtggactccaataaagttgtagaaacagctcgaggatgatcaatggaaacatgggCGAAAAATTACATTTTGGAAGATTTTtacattttgagtctcatagcaaagggtctgaatacttatgtaaataaggtctttCTGTGTTCTTATTTTAATAcaattgcaacaatttctaaaaacctgttttcactttgccattatgggatattgtgtgtagattgatgagggaaacatttatttaatccattttagaataaggctgtaacataacaaaatgtgaaaaaagtcaaggggtctgaatgctttccgaatgcactgtacatttaggGTTGATTTATGAGGATAATGTCCAGCTCTCTACAAAGTGGTTGTCTACCAGAATACTCTACAGCCATAGTATCCACTGTAATGCTAACAATGTGccttcacagtgtgtgtgtacgtgcatgcgtgtgtgtgtgcaaagtcaTGGGAGAGAGTACGTACAATTCACTTGATGTATGATATTATTAAGAGGTTGCCGCTCACCGTACACTGGGTCAAAAAACTCGTCATTGATTTTCTTTGAAATGTAAAGCTTTGGGGAAATGAAAGatggtgggagagggaggagagctggATCTTGTTATGTAACAAGAGTTCAGGTCTGGATGACGAATCAGTGTTTCCATGGTAACGGGGAGAGGCAGGGGTGGTAGGTTCATGGGGGGCAGGGCAGGTGTGGGAGGAAGGACAAACAGATGAGTTGGCAGGGCTCACATTATCTGACAGAGAGAGCATGGAGGTAGTGGGAGCACTGGTTCAACAGTagtgggagaaggggaggggggtgagGGGGTGTGGATGGTGTGAAAGGAATTCACTAGTGGGTAAGTAAGCAGTGGTCTCATAATTACAGGGCAGGTGTGAatggaatgtatgtgtgtgtggtgtctacctGAGAAACCATTGCTGTCGTAGCGGGACAGGGTCTGCATGATGTCTTTGGAGTGCTGTGTCCAGGGGGCTATCTTGCGGTAGGTCTTGACCCTGTGGCCCAGCTGGGAGCCCCTGTACTGCAGAGACAGAGTGGCCCCCATGGTCCCCATACAGCTTCTCAAAAAGCCTGAATGGGGGTAAAGGTCACACAGGGGGCACCGCACGTTTAGAGGTTAGAGAACTGAAGTTGCTGTATATTTGATGTACTGAATGCTTTAAGTTCTTATGTCAGCTTTTAGTAATGTTTAAATGAATCTCTGGCGAGAGTAAGGAGTAGGGTAGGGTTTAACCTGACACAGTCCGTGTCGAACTGCAACCTTGGCTTGTCAATCATGCCCAGAGAGTAGAGCTGATAGGCAAGAGCACACTGCCCCACTATGAACTGGGCGGTGTTAGTACGGTACAGACAGTCCACACAGTTATTCCTCAACACACCCGTctgaggtgaggagaggaaatctcaacaacaacaaaaaacatctcaAAGTGGGTTCTGGTAAAAGTCGGGCATCATCTCCATCTTGAGGTTTCAATGTCAACAGCCACCGTCAGTTCTGGTGTTCAATACCTTTCTAAAGCCCCTGACCCAGATCCACTGCAGAGTCATAGGAAATGAACAAGACAACATAAATGAAAAGACAACATCTTTTAATCCATCATTCCTCACTTATATAAGCTACAAAACAGGGAGAAAAAACATGGCTGTCATGCTAGGAGCAGCCAAGCCACAGGAAAACAGTAAGTTGATATGTGCCCACTTGAGGTGAGACATCCAGCAAGGTCTCCCCACCCGAGGAGAGTATGTTTAGTATGTTTGTTGGACTTTTATACTCCAATTTTCTAGAGATGGCACAACTCTAAGTTTCTGAATCTGAACACATTTAGGACAGGTGCATCAAGGAGTAATTCTCCAATGCCACAATGGCCTAAAGCACTGTATGATAACAACCAGAGGAACATACGCTCTACTCGTAGCATATCTTTCATCTCCAAGATTACCATCCAATCTTCTCTGCTTATCAATTTAGTCACTCTAGGCTTGCTTCATTGCCAGGTCCAGCCCCAGGCTCTTATGCAAAGCATCATAAGCTAATGTTTATTCCATCCATGTCTTGATTTGATGGGGCTGAACTCAAGATGCAATCTAATCATAGCTAGAGATACAGTATTAAGACCTAGCTGTACTAGCCTGATAACAGATTATATAAGCGGTCATGCTGACATCTCATACAGGAGACAAGGTTACAGGCCAACCAAGGCTGGCTGAGGAACCAGTATTGTCCTGCCTCTTCCCCAGCAGAGCCCAAAATCCTTTTTTTCCATTCTCTTTCCTGCTttttattccttttcttttagaaAACAATTGCGGTTGTCTTAGAAGGCTGGGCCTCCAGAGAGCAGCATGGTAGCCTCCAAGTGAGAAACCCCAGAGCTACTCAGAACGTCAGATGTCTGAAAGTaagaaaaaataacaaattaaGAAGTAAACAGAGGTCTCTTCTTCATTTGCAAAGCACGTCCGCTCAGGAGACTAGAGTGGACTCAACAACCCCGCCGGAGACGAGAGAGTTGAGtgctttgtgtgtgcatgtgcatgtgtcttGAGTTGCTTAGGAGTGAGCGCTTGCATAAAAGCGAGGGAGTAGGAGGGTGTTTGATAATGTAACATAAGGCCAGTAAATACAGACAGTAGAAGCATGGCTAGTAGGTTATGTAACCAGATGGAAATGTCAATGCATGTAAATTAAGATATGCAGACATTGTGAGCACCCCTCCACACCCTGATTCAGCATGAACTGTAATCTACTCAGAAAGTCAGGGAAAACCCTGGCCATGACTATAAAGCAAGACCAGCTCCCATCTTACACACCCATCCATTCCCATTACTGGATATAATTCATATCGGAAGTAAAGATTCAACATTAAATTGCTATTAATGCATGATTGTGAAATATGATTCGCTATCAGATGGAACTTTACTTAAACAGCCCTCTGAGGGACTGTTTAACCTTAAAGttgttctcttgttatgtcagtcagtgacagtcactcaattagtcgTGTCAGCTAAGACTTTTTAGATTGGTAATTTAGTCGAGCCACCTatataaacttgtagtaatcTTGGCAGAATACCGACCAGgcacgcagggcacgtgcccaggggccctgacctccatggggcccccattgattttgttagtcactctcactcagatatcatattaacatggcagcaacattttctttacaccccatggcaaaatgtgtagaattgcaggaaaagtGCATGTTTTCAtgagcttgggtcccaggaaaacccTGAATTTCTCATTTGGTTCCCAGGCTGAAATTCTTTAAGAACTCCTGGTCTAACCCTTTAAAACAAGCTTAGCAATTATCACAACTGAAACCAATTATGACAATTTAACACCAACCCCGCCAACAACTCTAGTGGGTGGGTGACAATGTGAGTGTTAGGGGAGGTAGGCATAGAGGTATAGGTTGTGTTTCCCCCTTAATTGGTTAAAAGGTTAAGGCTAAAACTTGGGGagggaaagctgatccgagatctGGGTTCCTCCATACCATACCTCCATATCTTGGTGTACCGGGCCATGTCCCAGGCGATGTAGTCAATGCAatgttcctcctccctccctaacACCACTCCTCAGTCCTCTGCCTGCACATGGCCAGAGCTTGTGCAAGCAATGGACGGTTGTGTTTGGCTATTTCTGTCCTCGCTCCCTTGTGTCAACATGCGCAGGACACCTGAGCTCAACAGCAAGaaggggtgtatgtgtgtgtaatggcgtgtaatggcgccggaggggatggctgacgttacgtctcctaaccaactgtgctatttcgtgtgttttttcacattgtttgcacATGTTTCtgctattgtgttacttttcattCAATTTTGTACTTCagcttatttagtaaatattttcttaactctatttcttgaacttcattgttggttaattaagggcttgggtctacacctgttgtattcggcgcatgtgacaaataacattttatttgatgtgtATTTAAGGTGGTTTTCAAACTGCTTATAATCACTAGCCCCTAACCAGTTTCATCCCTCTAGGGTTCCTCTTTTATCCCTCTTTCTGTAGCTAATTAATATAACACACCAGGCTATTGTCCAGTCACACAGAGATGTAATTCCAGGAATCCTGGTTTCTTAGAATAATCCTCAATTTAAATCCTTAATCATTTTCTAGTGTCTGTCAACACTTAATTTTAACCATGTTGGAGTTTACATCAGATTTCCCttgtttcttcctctccctttgtTTCCTCCTCCACCCACCACAGGGAAAGAGACATCAGAGACACACACTTGAGAAAGCAGTAATGTCATAGAAAGCTTGGAAAAGAATACTATAGTTTCCAACACATATTGCAGAACCAGGAACAATCACTTTCTTTCAAAGAGAGAATAAAACAACATGGCTGATTGAGTCATAGAAGTGGTTTCATAACCATAATAACAGAGGCCTTTGAGTTTGAAGTCAGTTTTACCACCACATAAGCCCACgacatctatttaccaccacaaaccgacgctGGTACTAAAAccccactcaacgagctgtatatgaccataagcaaacaagaaaatgctcatccagaggcggcgctcctagtggccggggactttaatgcaggcaaacttaaatccgttttcacctcatttctaccatcatgtcacaaccagagggaaaaaaactatagaccacctttactccacacacagagacgtgtacctACTGACACAATGCCCagttaacccagaagccagccacaccaatgtgtcagaggaaacaccgtacacctggcgaccgtgtcagcgtgcatgtgcccggccctccacaggagtcgatagagtgcaatgggacaaggacatccctgccagtcAAACCTtctcctaacctggacgacgcccCACGGGTCTCCCGGTCGGGGCCGGCtatgacagagcctgggctcaaactAGGATcactagtggcacagctagcactgtgatgcagggccttagaccactgtgccactcgggaggctctccaacaccatcattaagtttgctgatgacacaacggggATAGGTCTtatcaccaacaatgacaagacagcctatagggacgaggtcagagacctggcagtgtggtgccaggacaacaacctctccctcaatttgagcaagactaaggagatgatcgtggactacaggaaaaggagggccgagcacacccccattcacatcaacagggctgtagtggagcgggtcgagagtttcaagttccttggtgtccacatcaccaacaaactatcatggtccaaacacaccaagaaagttgtgaagagggcacgacaatgccttttccccctcgggagactgaaaagatttgttatgggtccccagatcctcaaaaagttctacagctgcaccatccagagcatcctgaccggttacatcaccgcctcgtatggcaactgctcggcatccgaccacaaggcgctacagagggtaatgcgtatggccctgtacatcactggggccaagcttcctgccatccaggacctatatactaggcagtgtcagaggaaggaccaaaaaaagtcaaagactccagtcacccaagtctgtTCTCTCcactaccacacggcaagcggtaccggagtgccaagtctaggtccaaaaggctccttctaccccccaatccataagactgctgaacatttaaTCAAGTGGACACCTGGACTATTTgaattgacacccccccccccccccccccccccgccccgcgctgctactcaatgtttattatctatgcatagttaaccctacctacatgtacaaattactcgactaacctgtacccctgcatatTTACTCGGTACCAttatcccctgtatatatcctcattattgttattttattgtgttacattttatatttaaaaccgcattgttggttaagggcttataagtacacatttcacGGTACGGTAACcttttgtattcggcacatgtgacaaatatttttgggagttgatttgatttgatcggaTCACCATCACCTAGGACttgacaatggttaatcaaatctcatGATTGGCTTCGGGAGAAgttctgaatatccttgagtggcccagccagagcccggacttgatcccaatcgaacatctctggaaagacctgaaaatagctgtgcagcaacgctccccatccaacctgacagagcttgagaggatctgtagagaagaatgggagaaattccccaaatacaggccactcaaggacattcagagactgtgtgcttaaggtagttgtcctgttggaaggtgaaccttcgccccagtttgaggtcctgagcgctctggagaaggttttcatcaaggatctctctgtactttgctctgttcatattttcctcgatcctgactagtctcccagtgctgctgaaaaacatccccaca
Above is a genomic segment from Salvelinus sp. IW2-2015 linkage group LG28, ASM291031v2, whole genome shotgun sequence containing:
- the LOC111954299 gene encoding LOW QUALITY PROTEIN: polyphosphoinositide phosphatase (The sequence of the model RefSeq protein was modified relative to this genomic sequence to represent the inferred CDS: deleted 1 base in 1 codon), with protein sequence MENESPKENTTPRRTQTSMGMTGVLRNNCVDCLYRTNTAQFIVGQCALAYQLYSLGMIDKPRLQFDTDCVRLFEKLYGDHGGTLSLQYRGSQLGHRVKTYRKIAPWTQHSKDIMQTLSRYDSNGFSVSDRQDAIDQFLQVYQSLKSKPHLWELPTDFYLHQRNSMAVSHDRRRYTSVFYE